The following proteins come from a genomic window of Asterias amurensis chromosome 15, ASM3211899v1:
- the LOC139948305 gene encoding uncharacterized protein has product MAASTMSRASPFGHYLLPLTMNKGHINAKQAEYHIEVKTKYLDTKKHRPERHALRNLLGILLFWLGKFNESLNFFDKILSDGEDPKNLNALANRKYICDKLYRIPESRECEKKMSELLPDDYQNEGEESRLRRARSLAEQAFAYSFDVFDESVTTERYRTSVKLYDEAFELAGDSLDQDEREDWMMSKGMACQKIFNEVKFNKALQKEARKWFEEAANIFIRIKDTNNDSLKSESWRHLGELFQGRSMCSLSVSDNLPLYEPEACFKEALNSTPNDSKLLTRYAKFLIKNNRLDTALTWVNKSIRQDETNYNTLALFLRGRIFLKYFKKQISQHDTLHQQDGSFLINAQQDLEKLSESHSTPLYLQEMAQVYYYMATDCHGKVKTECGGVEYLQKALTMCAKATAFQNGEKRPNVHKIRGLCLRALGEHQHALRSFKRAVECDLSYNWFSDSGICLTSEYASVLKDMTGGKSSCSQTLFADMVYWLHKAAKTYLINPNWIGSLDVQRHLASNWENFVKYCVDNDNTSELEDIQEASLYPDQRRRTDEESHLPTSMCPPQSVIEEASGTSCFVSREDQNPHAPIEAAKVTVYQPPQKRRTQTVVGEGSVCREVSEDHKPHANIEGTKATAYKPPHVRRAQSTAYEARGATEETSDDYQTKLQVESSTDSLSALDLGGNKTSSKEKQVTLTVNLQTGKTQIVNITSSSQEWTSKDASKKPIRSAPEKALNHNFQNDFLVLHSSSASEWVIRCLLEELEESNLKGCIKDRDFMVGKTKLANYTDSIANSACVIIVITQDFEHDVWCNGSMLMAIEQKKLLVPVLREDTKLPMFLNTLTPLDATGAVNWELLKRSIEQQIRLGDA; this is encoded by the coding sequence ATGGCTGCGTCCACCATGTCAAGGGCATCACCATTTGGTCATTATCTTCTTCCTTTAACGATGAACAAAGGTCATATCAATGCCAAACAAGCCGAGTATCACATCGAAGTGAAAACAAAGTACCTTGACACTAAAAAACATCGACCAGAGAGGCATGCCCTCAGAAACCTCCTTGGAATACTTCTTTTTTGGCTGGGTAAGTTTAATGAATCGTTGAACTTCTTTGACAAGATATTGTCTGACGGGGAAGACCCAAAGAATTTGAACGCACTGGCAAATCGGAAGTACATCTGCGATAAGTTATACAGAATTCCAGAGTCCCGAGAGTGTGAAAAGAAGATGTCCGAATTGTTACCTGATGACTACCAGAATGAAGGAGAGGAAAGCCGACTTCGTCGAGCACGTAGTCTTGCTGAACAAGCCTTCGCATATTCGTTTGATGTTTTCGATGAGTCGGTGACGACGGAAAGATACCGAACCTCGGTGAAGCTTTACGATGAGGCATTTGAACTTGCAGGAGACTCGTTGGATCAAGATGAGAGGGAAGATTGGATGATGAGTAAGGGTATGGCTTGTCAGAAAATCTTTAATGAAGTAAAGTTTAATAAAGCACTGCAAAAAGAAGCTCGAAAATGGTTCGAAGAAGctgcaaacatttttattcgCATTAAAGACACAAATAATGACAGCTTGAAGAGTGAAAGCTGGCGACATTTGGGAGAGCTCTTTCAAGGAAGGTCAATGTGTTCCCTATCAGTCTCTGATAACTTACCACTCTATGAACCAGAAGCGTGTTTTAAAGAAGCTCTGAACTCCACTCCGAACGATTCCAAGTTGTTGACTAGGTACGCCAAattcttaataaaaaacaatcgGCTAGATACAGCGTTAACGTGGGTTAACAAGTCGATCCGACAGGACGAAACTAACTACAACACGTTGGCTCTTTTTCTCCGTGGACGAATCTtcctaaaatatttcaaaaaacaaatttcacaacATGACACACTACACCAACAGGATGGCAGCTTTCTCATAAACGCACAACAAGATTTAGAGAAACTGTCCGAGAGTCATTCCACACCATTGTACTTACAAGAAATGGCACAAGTGTATTACTACATGGCAACCGATTGCCATGGTAAAGTCAAAACGGAATGTGGAGGGGTGGAGTACCTCCAAAAAGCACTCACAATGTGCGCCAAAGCAACAGCTTTTCAGAACGGTGAAAAGCGTCCTAATGTCCATAAAATTCGTGGTCTGTGTCTTCGTGCTTTAGGTGAACACCAGCATGCATTGAGAAGTTTCAAGCGCGCCGTCGAATGTGATCTTTCTTACAATTGGTTCTCAGATTCTGGAATATGCCTCACTTCAGAATACGCCAGTGTTTTGAAGGACATGACTGGTGGCAAATCCTCATGTTCCCAGACACTGTTTGCTGACATGGTCTACTGGCTGCACAAGGCTGCCAAAACCTATCTCATAAATCCTAACTGGATAGGTTCATTGGACGTACAAAGGCATCTTGCTTCAAACTGGGAAAACTTTGTTAAGTATTGTGTCGATAACGATAACACCAGTGAACTTGAAGACATCCAGGAAGCGTCACTTTATCCTGATCAGAGAAGGCGTACAGATGAAGAATCACACCTTCCTACATCAATGTGTCCTCCGCAAAGCGTCATCGAAGAAGCAAGTGGGActagttgttttgtttctagAGAAGACCAAAACCCTCATGCCCCGATTGAGGCTGCCAAAGTTACTGTGTATCAGCCACCACAAAAACGTCGTACACAAACAGTCGTCGGAGAAGGGAGTGTGTGTAGAGAGGTATCTGAAGACCATAAACCCCATGCCAACATAGAAGGTACCAAAGCCACTGCTTATAAACCACCCCATGTGCGTCGTGCACAAAGCACCGCCTACGAAGCACGTGGGGCTACAGAGGAAACATCTGACGACTATCAGACGAAACTCCAGGTTGAGTCTAGCACTGATTCCTTGTCTGCGTTAGACCTTGGTGGTAACAAGACATCATccaaagaaaaacaagtaaCATTGACCGTGAATCTCCAAACCGGCAAGACGCAGATCGTTAACATTACATCGTCGTCTCAAGAATGGACCTCCAAGGATGCTTCAAAGAAACCTATCAGATCAGCACCTGAAAAGGCTTTGAACCACAACTTTCAGAATGACTTCTTAGTCTTACACAGTAGCAGTGCGTCTGAGTGGGTAATTAGATGTCTATTGGAGGAACTTGAGGAGAGTAATCTAAAAGGATGCATCAAAGATCGTGATTTCATGGTCGGCAAAACGAAGCTCGCTAACTACACAGACAGCATAGCGAACAGCGCCTGTGTTATTATAGTCATTACACAAGATTTCGAACATGATGTTTGGTGCAACGGCAGTATGCTTATGGCAATCGAACAAAAGAAGTTGTTGGTTCCTGTTCTAAGAGAAGACACCAAGCTCCCTATGTTCCTAAATACCCTCACCCCTCTTGATGCAACCGGAGCTGTGAACTGGGAGCTACTCAAAAGGAGCATTGAGCAACAAATAAGGCTGGGCGATGCTTAA
- the LOC139948256 gene encoding tetratricopeptide repeat protein 22-like, producing the protein MAASTMSRASPFGHYLLPLTMNKGHINAKQAEYHIEVKTKYLDTKKHRPERHALRNLLGILHFRLGKFNESLNFFDKILSDGEDPENLNALANRKYICDNLYMIPESRQCTEKLYELLPDDYQNEGGESRLRRARSLAEQAFAYSFDVFDESVTTERYRISVKLYDEAFELAGDSLDQDEREDWMMSKGMACQKIFNEVKFNKALQKEARKWFEEAANIFIRIKDTNNDSLKSESWRRLGELFQGRSMCSLSVSDNLPLYDPEACFKEALNFTPNNPKLLARYAKFLIKNNRPDTALTWVNKSIEQDKTNYNSLALFLRGQIFLKKFKKQILQQNTPHRQNGINAQQDLEKLSESHSTPMYLQELAQVYYYMATDCHGKVKTECGGVEYLHKALTMCAKATAFQDGEKRSDVHKIRGLCLRALGEHQHALRSFKRAVECELSNNWFSDSGKCLISEYASVLKDMTGGKFSCSQTLFADMVYWLHKAAKIYLINPNWIGSLDVQRHLASNWENFVKYCVDNDNTSELEDIQEASLYPDQRRRTDEESHLPTSMCPPQSVIEEASGTSCFVSREDQNPHAPIEAANVTVYQPPQKRRTQTVVGEGSVCREVSEDHKPHANIEVPKATAYKPPHMRRAQSITHEARGATEETSDDYQTQLQVESSTDSLSVLDLGGNKTSSKEKQVTLTVNLQTGKTQIVNPTSSSQEWTSKDASKKPIRSAPEKALNHNFQNDFLVLHSSSASEWVIRCLLEELEESNLKGCIKDRDFMVGKTKLANYTDSIANSACVIIVITQDFKHDAWCNSSMLMAIEQKKLLVPVLREDTKLPMFLNTLTHLDATGAVNWELLKRSIEQQIRLGDA; encoded by the coding sequence ATGGCTGCGTCCACCATGTCAAGGGCATCACCATTTGGTCATTATCTTCTTCCTTTAACGATGAACAAAGGTCATATCAATGCCAAACAAGCCGAGTATCACATCGAAGTGAAAACAAAGTACCTTGACACTAAAAAACATCGACCAGAGAGGCATGCCCTCAGAAACCTCCTTGGAATACTCCATTTCCGGCTGGGTAAGTTTAATGAATCGTTGAACTTCTTTGACAAGATATTGTCTGACGGGGAAGACCCCGAGAATTTAAACGCACTGGCAAATCGGAAATATATCTGCGACAATTTGTACATGATTCCAGAGTCCCGGCAGTGTACAGAGAAGCTCTATGAGTTGCTTCCTGATGACTACCAGAATGAAGGGGGGGAAAGCCGACTTCGTCGAGCGCGTAGTCTTGCTGAACAAGCCTTCGCCTATTCGTTTGATGTTTTCGATGAGTCAGTGACGACGGAAAGATACCGAATCTCGGTGAAGCTTTACGATGAAGCATTTGAACTTGCAGGAGACTCGTTGGATCAAGATGAGAGGGAAGATTGGATGATGAGTAAGGGTATGGCTTGTCAGAAAATCTTTAATGAAGTAAAGTTTAATAAAGCACTGCAAAAAGAAGCTCGAAAATGGTTCGAAGAAGctgcaaacatttttattcgCATTAAAGACACAAATAATGACAGCTTGAAGAGTGAAAGCTGGCGACGTTTGGGAGAGCTCTTTCAAGGAAGGTCAATGTGTTCCCTATCAGTCTCTGATAACTTACCACTCTATGACCCAGAAGCGTGTTTTAAAGAAGCTCTGAACTTCACTCCGAACAATCCCAAATTGTTGGCTAGATACGCCAAattcttaataaaaaacaaccggCCAGATACAGCATTAACGTGGGTTAACAAGTCGATCGAACAGGACAAAACTAACTACAACTCGTTGGCTCTTTTTCTCCGTGGACAAATCTtcctaaaaaaattcaaaaaacaaattttacaacaaaacacACCGCACCGACAGAATGGCATAAACGCACAACAAGATTTAGAGAAACTGTCCGAGAGTCATTCCACACCAATGTACTTACAAGAATTGGCACAAGTGTATTACTACATGGCAACCGATTGCCATGGTAAAGTCAAAACGGAATGTGGAGGGGTGGAGTACCTCCACAAAGCACTCACAATGTGCGCCAAAGCAACAGCTTTTCAGGACGGTGAAAAACGTTCTGATGTCCATAAAATTCGTGGTCTGTGTCTTCGTGCTTTAGGTGAACACCAACATGCATTGAGAAGTTTCAAGCGCGCCGTCGAATGTGAACTTTCTAATAATTGGTTCTCAGATTCTGGAAAATGCCTCATTTCAGAATACGCCAGTGTTTTGAAGGACATGACTGGTGGCAAATTCTCATGTTCCCAGACACTGTTTGCTGACATGGTCTACTGGCTGCACAAGGCTGCCAAAATCTATCTCATAAATCCTAACTGGATAGGTTCATTGGACGTACAAAGGCATCTTGCTTCCAACTGGGAAAACTTTGTTAAGTATTGTGTAGATAACGATAACACCAGTGAACTTGAAGACATCCAGGAAGCGTCACTTTATCCTGATCAGAGAAGGCGTACCGATGAAGAATCACACCTTCCTACATCAATGTGTCCTCCGCAAAGCGTCATCGAAGAAGCAAGTGGGActagttgttttgtttctagAGAAGACCAAAACCCTCATGCCCCGATTGAGGCTGCCAACGTTACTGTGTATCAGCCACCACAAAAACGTCGTACACAAACAGTCGTCGGAGAAGGAAGTGTGTGTAGAGAGGTATCTGAAGACCATAAACCCCATGCCAACATAGAAGTTCCCAAAGCCACTGCTTATAAACCACCCCATATGCGTCGTGCACAAAGCATCACCCACGAAGCACGTGGGGCTACAGAGGAAACATCTGACGACTATCAGACACAACTCCAGGTTGAGTCTAGCACCGATTCCTTGTCTGTGTTAGACCTTGGTGGTAACAAGACATCATccaaagaaaaacaagtaaCATTGACCGTGAATCTCCAAACCGGCAAGACGCAGATCGTTAACCCTACATCGTCGTCTCAAGAATGGACCTCCAAGGATGCTTCAAAGAAACCTATCAGATCAGCACCTGAAAAGGCTTTGAACCACAACTTTCAGAATGACTTCTTAGTCTTACACAGTAGCAGTGCGTCTGAGTGGGTAATTAGATGTCTATTGGAGGAACTTGAGGAGAGTAATCTAAAAGGATGCATCAAAGATCGTGATTTCATGGTCGGCAAAACGAAGCTCGCTAACTACACAGACAGCATAGCGAACAGCGCCTGTGTTATTATAGTCATTACACAAGATTTCAAACATGATGCTTGGTGCAACAGCAGTATGCTTATGGCAATCGAACAAAAGAAGTTGTTGGTTCCTGTTCTAAGAGAAGACACCAAGCTCCCTATGTTCCTAAATACCCTCACCCATCTTGATGCAACCGGAGCTGTGAACTGGGAGCTACTCAAAAGGAGCATTGAGCAACAAATAAGGCTGGGCGatgcttaa
- the LOC139948306 gene encoding uncharacterized protein: protein MAASTMPRASPFGHYLLPLTMNKGHINAKQAEYHIGVKTKYLDIKKHRPERHALRNLLGILHFRLGKFDESLEFFDKILSDGEDPMNLNALANQKYICDKLYRIPESRDCDKKISELLPDDYQNEGEESRLRRARSLAEQAFAYSFDVFDESVTTERYRTSVKLYDEAFELAGDSLAQDESEDWMTSKGMACHKIFNKVKWDNSLKEEAQTWLGKMANIFIQIVQETDDNSLASEGWRQLGEIFQQAKSSYFNPIQVPDSFKKYLWTPRKCFKRALHYTPNDPRLLARFANFLKKIRNKEEALETVNQSIQLDASVFNYFAYSVRGQIFFQDYEKQKRMSANQFDKLLENARNDFEKAAKIHVTPIDLENLAQVYYHMATDCHGNEAGHNDGQTYHQKALTTCARAAACQDGEQRSLVHKIRGQSLCAFGEHQQALRSFQRAIECKDNMFVVENSVKLLVVEYSHVLNDVGDTLLNHKPLLADMVYWLHKAAKLRLTNPQWKSYSMIPPTSLTSQWQCFVKFCQDNDYTRELEDIQQASRDPRGRRTQQMRTVSTSDAESMSRPSHVSHSKSVPEERSGARFEDSNPHALLDESATDSLSVFELDGNKTSSKAKEDKSTMTLRTGEDQVSDQTSSSQEWTTDDASNKPIRSAPGDALNCDFTYDFFVIHSDSASEWVFRCLLEELEGRGLKGCIKDRDFMLGQTKVKNYSGSTENSACVLIVVSKDFKKDYWCDRGMEMAFEQRKLLIPILREDTELPALLNPLTHLDALGAVNWERLQKCIEQHIKLDDAAA from the coding sequence ATGGCTGCGTCCACCATGCCCAGAGCATCACCATTTGGTCATTATCTTCTTCCACTAACGATGAACAAAGGTCATATTAATGCCAAACAAGCCGAGTATCACATCGGAGTGAAGACAAAGTACCTTGACATTAAGAAACATCGACCAGAGAGGCATGCTCTCAGAAACCTCCTTGGAATACTTCATTTCCGGCTGGGTAAGTTCGATGAATCTTTGGAGTTCTTTGATAAGATATTGTCTGACGGGGAAGACCCCATGAATTTGAACGCACTGGCAAATCAGAAGTACATCTGCGATAAGTTATACAGAATTCCAGAGTCTCGGGACTGTGACAAGAAGATATCTGAGTTGCTACCTGACGACTACCAGAATGAAGGAGAGGAAAGCCGACTTCGTCGAGCGCGTAGTCTTGCTGAACAAGCCTTCGCCTATTCGTTTGATGTTTTCGATGAGTCAGTGACGACGGAAAGATACCGAACCTCGGTGAAGCTTTATGATGAAGCATTTGAACTTGCAGGAGACTCATTGGCTCAAGATGAGAGCGAAGATTGGATGACAAGTAAGGGTATGGCTTGTCATAAGATCTTCAATAAAGTCAAATGGGACAATTCACTGAAGGAAGAAGCTCAAACTTGGCTAGGGAAAATGGCTAATATATTTATTCAGATTGTACAAGAAACGGATGATAATAGCTTGGCAAGCGAAGGCTGGCGACAGTTGGGGGAGATCTTTCAACAGGCAAAGTCATCTTATTTTAATCCAATACAAGTCCCggattcctttaaaaaatatttatggaCGCCACGTAAATGTTTTAAGAGAGCTCTCCATTACACACCGAACGACCCCAGACTTTTGGCTAGATTCGCCAATTTCTTGAAAAAGATCCGTAACAAAGAGGAAGCATTGGAGACAGTAAACCAATCAATCCAACTGGACGCATCTGTGTTTAACTATTTTGCATACTCAGTTCGTGGACAAATCTTCTTTCAGGATTATGAAAAACAGAAACGTATGAGTGCAAACCAGTTTGACAAGCTACTCGAAAATGCTCGAAATGACTTTGAGAAAGCGGCGAAAATTCATGTGACGCCCATAGACTTGGAAAATTTGGCACAGGTGTATTACCACATGGCAACCGATTGCCATGGAAATGAAGCGGGACATAATGATGGACAGACGTACCACCAAAAAGCCCTCACTACTTGTGCTAGGGCTGCTGCCTGCCAGGACGGCGAACAACGTTCCCTTGTTCATAAGATTCGTGGTCAGTCTCTTTGTGCTTTTGGTGAACATCAGCAGGCATTGCGAAGTTTCCAGCGGGCCATTGAATGTAAAGATAATATGTTTGTAGTTGAGAATTCCGTGAAATTGCTTGTTGTTGAATACAGCCACGTTTTGAATGACGTGGGTGATACGCTTTTAAATCACAAGCCGCTTCTTGCTGACATGGTCTACTGGCTTCACAAGGCTGCCAAACTTCGTCTCACGAATCCTCAATGGAAATCGTATTCAATGATACCACCTACGAGCCTTACTTCTCAGTGGCAATGCTTCGTGAAGTTTTGTCAAGACAACGATTACACCAGGGAGCTTGAAGATATCCAGCAAGCATCGCGTGATCCCAGAGGGCGGCGTACTCAACAAATGCGTACGGTTTCAACCTCGGATGCAGAATCAATGTCTCGTCCATCCCACGTAAGCCATTCAAAAAGCGTCCCAGAAGAGAGAAGTGGGGCTAGATTTGAAGACTCCAATCCGCATGCCTTGCTCGACGAATCTGCTACTGATTCTCTGTCTGTGTTTGAGCTCGATGGCAACAAAACATCATCCAAAGCAAAAGAAGACAAATCAACGATGACTCTGAGAACCGGCGAAGATCAAGTCAGCGACCAAACATCCTCATCTCAAGAATGGACAACCGATGATGCTTCAAATAAACCCATCAGATCAGCACCCGGCGACGCTTTAAACTGCGACTTTACTTATGACTTCTTCGTCATACACAGTGACAGTGCCTCCGAGTGGGTTTTTCGATGCTTGTTGGAGGAACTTGAGGGGCGTGGTCTGAAAGGATGCATCAAAGATCGTGATTTTATGCTCGGCCAAACGAAAGTTAAAAACTACTCAGGTAGCACAGAAAACAGTGCCTGTGTCCTCATAGTCGTTTCAAAAGACTTCAAAAAGGATTATTGGTGTGACCGCGGCATGGAGATGGCATTTGAACAAAGGAAGTTGCTGATCCCAATTCTCAGAGAGGACACTGAGCTCCCTGCGCTCCTTAATCCACTCACCCATCTTGATGCACTTGGAGCTGTGAACTGGGAGAGACTCCAGAAGTGCATTGAGCAACACATAAAGCTAGACGATGCTGCAGCATAG
- the LOC139948184 gene encoding uncharacterized protein: MAASTMPRASSFGHYLLPLTMNKGHINAKQAEYHIRVKTKYLDIKKHRPERHALRNLLGILHFRLGKFDESLEFFDKILSDGEDPKNLNALANQKYICNKLYRIPESRDCEKKISELLPDDYQNEGEESRLRRARSLAEQAFAYSFDVFDESVTTERYRTSVKLYDEAFELAGDSLAQYEREDWMTSKGMACHKIFNKVKWDKSLKEEAQTWLGKMANIFIQIVQETDDNSLASEGWRQLGEIFQQAKSHYFNPIQVPDSLKKYLSTPGKCFKRALHYTPNDPRLLARFANFLKKIRNKEEALERVNQSIQLDASMFNYFAYSVRGQIFLQDYEKQKRMSANQFDKLLENAQNDFEKASKIHVTPVDLEHLAQVYYYLAIDCHGNEAGHNDGQRYHQKALTTCARAAACQDGEQRSLVHKIRGQSLCALGEHQQALRSFQRAIECKDNMFVVENSVKLLVVEYSHVLNDVGDTLLNHKPLLADMVYWLHKAAKLRLTYPEWKSYSMIPPMSLTSQWQSFVKFCQDNDYIWELEDIQQASRDPRGRRTQQRRTVSTSDAESMSRPSHVRHSKSVPEERSGARFEDSNPHALLDESATDSLSVFELDGNKTSSKAKEDKSTMTLRTGEDQVSDQTSSSQEWTTDDASNKPIRSAPGDALNCDFTYDFFVIHSDSASEWVFRCLLEELEGRGLKGCIKDRDFMLGQTKVKNYTGSTANSACVLIVVSKDFKKDYWCDRGMEMAFEQRKLLIPILREDTELPALLNPLTHLDALGAVNWERLQKCIEQHIKLDDAAA; this comes from the coding sequence ATGGCTGCGTCCACCATGCCCAGAGCATCGTCGTTTGGTCATTATCTTCTTCCTTTGACGATGAACAAAGGTCATATTAATGCCAAACAAGCCGAGTATCACATCAGAGTGAAGACAAAGTACCTTGACATTAAGAAACATCGACCAGAGAGGCATGCCCTCAGAAACCTCCTTGGAATACTTCATTTCCGGCTGGGTAAGTTCGATGAATCTTTGGAGTTCTTTGACAAGATATTGTCTGACGGGGAAGACCCCAAGAATTTGAACGCACTGGCAAATCAGAAGTACATCTGCAATAAGTTATACAGAATTCCAGAGTCCCGTGACTGTGAAAAGAAGATATCTGAGTTGCTACCTGACGACTACCAGAATGAAGGAGAGGAAAGCCGACTTCGTCGAGCCCGTAGTCTTGCTGAACAAGCCTTCGCCTATTCGTTTGATGTTTTCGATGAGTCAGTGACGACGGAAAGATACCGAACCTCGGTGAAGCTTTACGATGAAGCATTTGAACTTGCAGGAGACTCATTGGCTCAATATGAGAGGGAAGATTGGATGACAAGTAAGGGTATGGCTTGTCATAAGATCTTCAATAAAGTCAAATGGGACAAGTCACTGAAGGAAGAAGCTCAAACTTGGCTTGGGAAAATGGCTAATATATTTATTCAGATTGTACAAGAAACGGATGATAATAGCTTGGCAAGCGAAGGCTGGCGACAGTTGGGGGAGATCTTTCAACAGGCAAAGTCACATTATTTTAATCCAATACAAGTCCCGGATTCcttgaaaaaatatttatcgACGCCAGGTAAATGTTTTAAGAGAGCTCTCCATTACACACCGAACGATCCCAGACTTTTGGCTAGATTCGCCAATTTCTTGAAAAAGATCCGTAACAAAGAGGAAGCATTGGAGAGAGTAAACCAATCAATCCAACTGGACGCATCTATGTTTAACTATTTTGCATACTCAGTTCGTGGACAAATCTTCCTTCAGGATTATGAAAAACAGAAACGTATGAGTGCAAACCAGTTTGACAAGCTACTCGAAAATGCTCAAAATGACTTTGAGAAAGCGTCGAAAATTCATGTGACGCCCGTAGACTTGGAACATTTGGCACAGGTGTATTACTATTTGGCAATCGATTGCCATGGAAATGAAGCGGGACATAACGATGGACAGAGGTACCACCAAAAAGCCCTCACTACTTGTGCTAGGGCTGCTGCCTGCCAGGACGGCGAACAACGTTCCCTTGTTCATAAGATTCGTGGTCAGTCTCTTTGTGCTTTAGGTGAACATCAGCAAGCATTGCGAAGTTTCCAGCGGGCCATTGAATGTAAAGATAATATGTTTGTAGTTGAGAATTCCGTGAAATTGCTTGTTGTTGAATACAGCCACGTTTTGAATGACGTGGGTGATACGCTTTTAAATCACAAGCCGCTTCTTGCTGACATGGTCTACTGGCTTCACAAGGCTGCCAAACTTCGTCTCACGTATCCTGAATGGAAATCGTATTCAATGATACCACCTATGAGCCTTACTTCTCAGTGGCAGAGCTTCGTGAAGTTTTGTCAAGACAACGATTACATTTGGGAGCTTGAAGATATCCAGCAAGCATCGCGTGATCCCAGAGGGCGGCGTACTCAACAAAGGCGTACGGTTTCAACCTCGGATGCAGAATCAATGTCTCGTCCATCCCACGTACGCCATTCAAAAAGCGTCCCAGAAGAGAGAAGTGGGGCTAGATTTGAAGACTCTAATCCGCATGCCTTGCTCGACGAATCTGCTACTGATTCTCTGTCTGTGTTTGAGCTCGATGGCAACAAAACATCATCCAAAGCAAAAGAAGACAAATCAACGATGACTCTGAGAACCGGCGAAGATCAAGTCAGCGACCAAACATCCTCATCTCAAGAATGGACAACCGATGATGCTTCAAATAAACCCATCAGATCAGCACCCGGCGACGCTTTAAACTGCGACTTTACTTATGACTTCTTCGTCATACACAGTGACAGTGCCTCCGAGTGGGTTTTTCGATGCTTGTTGGAGGAACTTGAGGGGCGTGGTCTGAAAGGATGCATCAAAGATCGTGATTTTATGCTCGGCCAAACGAAAGTTAAAAACTACACAGGTAGCACAGCAAACAGTGCCTGTGTCCTCATAGTCGTTTCAAAAGACTTCAAAAAGGATTATTGGTGTGACCGCGGCATGGAGATGGCATTTGAACAAAGGAAGTTGCTGATCCCAATTCTCAGAGAGGACACTGAGCTCCCTGCGCTCCTTAATCCACTCACCCATCTTGATGCACTTGGAGCTGTGAACTGGGAGAGACTCCAGAAGTGCATTGAGCAACACATAAAGCTAGACGATGCTGCAGCATAG